From a single Sander vitreus isolate 19-12246 chromosome 2, sanVit1, whole genome shotgun sequence genomic region:
- the chrna9a gene encoding neuronal acetylcholine receptor subunit alpha-9-I: MRKAVLMVWICLLVRVSHGAQGHYARKLLADLMEDYSNALRPVDETDKALNVSLQITLSQIKDMDERNQVLTTYLWIRLVWHDAYLKWNKEDYDDLEMINIPSDLVWKPDIVLYNKADEDSSGASSTNVKLRYNGEIVWDSPAITKSTCVVDVSYFPFDWQQCKLTFGSWTYNGNQVDISLGMDSGDLSDFVENVEWECHGMPAVRNVMMYGCCSDPYTEITYTLLLKRRSSFYIFNLLLPCFLISFLAPLGFYLPADSGEKVSLGVTVLLALTVFQLLVAESMPPAESMPYIGKYYIATMTMITASTSLTIFIMNIHFCGSEAKPVPHWAKVVIIDYMSKIFFVYEVGENCTTAESERTPLYPEKSVNDQCSYNDDHYHDYHHNSDPYKYSNGHSVHHHKGQANGNANNSRHHYNHASRLERGEGKRDPRQHYPHIRRDELDYQAPHHPQNLKHLNGGLKDQVLYPTEKLQVPACPGCCPCLQHKQVVKNIQYIANCFREQKANCVKAAEWKKVAKVMDRFFMWIFFIMVFLMSILIIAKAS, encoded by the exons ATGAGGAAGGCAGTGCTGATGGTTTGGATCTGCCTTTTGGTGCGAG TGTCCCATGGTGCTCAGGGTCATTATGCCCGAAAACTTCTGGCTGACCTGATGGAGGACTACTCCAATGCTTTGAGGCCAGTGGACGAAACAGACAAAGCCCTCAATGTCTCCCTGCAGATCACCCTATCACAGATCAAAGATATG gatgaGAGGAACCAGGTGTTAACCACATACCTGTGGATCAGGCTGGTCTGGCATGACGCCTACCTGAAGTGGAACAAGGAGGACTATGACGACCTTGAGATGATCAACATCCCCAGCGACCTGGTTTGGAAGCCGGACATTGTCCTCTATAACAA gGCAGATGAGGACTCTTCAGGTGCATCCAGCACTAATGTGAAGCTGCGGTATAACGGAGAGATTGTCTGGGACTCTCCAGCCATCACAAAGAGCACGTGTGTGGTGGATGTCTCCTACTTCCCCTTCGACTGGCAGCAATGCAAACTCACCTTCGGCTCCTGGACCTACAATGGCAACCAG GTGGACATCAGTTTGGGAATGGACAGTGGGGACCTGTCCGACTTTGTGGAGAACGTAGAGTGGGAGTGTCACGGCATGCCGGCAGTTAGAAACGTCATGATGTACGGCTGCTGCTCCGACCCTTACACTGAAATCACCTATACCCTGCTCCTGAAGCGCCGCTCCTCTTTCTACATCTTCAACTTGCTCCTGCCCTGCTTCCTCATCTCGTTCCTGGCACCGCTAGGCTTCTACTTGCCGGCCGACTCAGGGGAGAAGGTTTCCCTCGGTGTCACAGTGCTGCTGGCGCTCACTGTGTTCCAGTTGTTGGTGGCTGAGAGCATGCCTCCTGCAGAGAGCATGCCCTATATAG GGAAGTATTACATAGCCACAATGACTATGATCACGGCCTCCACCTCTCTCACCATCTTTATCATGAACATTCATTTCTGTGGTTCTGAGGCCAAGCCGGTCCCTCACTGGGCTAAGGTGGTCATCATAGACTACATGTCCAAAATCTTCTTCGTCTATGAGGTGGGGGAGAACTGCACCACGGCAGAGAGTGAGAGGACCCCGCTgtacccagagaaatctgtgaACGATCAGTGCAGCTACAATGATGACCATTACCATGACTACCATCACAACAGCGACCCGTACAAGTACAGCAACGGCCACAGTGTGCATCATCACAAAGGCCAGGCGAACGGCAACGCCAACAATAGCCGTCACCATTACAACCACGCTTCCAGACTAGAGAGGGGCGAGGGGAAGCGAGACCCCAGACAGCACTACCCCCACATCAGGAGGGATGAACTGGACTACCAGGCCCCCCACCATCCACAAAACCTCAAGCACCTGAACGGAGGGCTGAAGGATCAGGTCCTCTATCCCACAGAGAAACTTCAAGTCCCAGCCTGCCCCGGCTGCTGCCCCTGCCTCCAACATAAACAG GTGGTGAAGAACATCCAGTACATCGCCAACTGCTTCCGCGAGCAGAAAGCTAATTGTGTCAAGGCAGCAGAGTGGAAGAAGGTTGCAAAGGTGATGGATAGGTTTTTCATGTGGATCTTCTTCATCATGGTGTTCCTCATGAGCATCCTCATCATCGCCAAGGCATCCTGA